One genomic segment of [Phormidium] sp. ETS-05 includes these proteins:
- a CDS encoding agmatine deiminase family protein, giving the protein MTKDKGQMTNDQGQRTAEWAAHEACWLAWPSHEKEWGPDLEAAQAEFVQLCRAINAGESGERLEILVLDEAGKAAAAQAIGVEGARFHIIPFGDIWLRDIGPIFRRGEGKLAAVRFDFNGWGEKYVFPGDAEVATNIIKLLDVPEFYFPVVVEGGALEFDGEGTCLTTRSCLLNPNRNPNASEAEIEAILERAFGVSKVLWLNQGLLNDHTDGHIDTLARFVAPGKVLCMAPESEDPNGPVLAEIARDLSEFTDARGRRLEVHQIPSPGRILNDLGEVMPASYMNFYIANNSVVVPTYGSPQDDVAVAEIARFFPNRRTVGLSSKAILTGGGSFHCITQEQPLVSSP; this is encoded by the coding sequence ATGACCAAGGACAAAGGACAAATGACTAATGACCAAGGACAAAGGACAGCGGAATGGGCTGCTCACGAGGCTTGTTGGCTGGCATGGCCCAGCCATGAAAAGGAGTGGGGTCCGGATTTAGAGGCAGCACAAGCGGAATTTGTCCAATTGTGCCGCGCCATTAATGCGGGAGAATCTGGGGAAAGGCTGGAAATCCTGGTTTTGGATGAGGCGGGCAAAGCGGCGGCGGCTCAAGCGATCGGAGTTGAGGGGGCTCGTTTCCACATCATCCCGTTTGGGGATATTTGGCTGCGGGATATCGGGCCGATTTTCCGGCGGGGGGAGGGGAAACTGGCGGCGGTGCGGTTTGATTTTAACGGTTGGGGGGAAAAGTATGTTTTCCCTGGTGATGCCGAAGTGGCCACCAATATCATTAAATTATTGGATGTACCAGAGTTTTACTTTCCGGTTGTTGTGGAAGGTGGCGCCTTGGAGTTTGATGGGGAGGGCACTTGTCTGACTACCCGCTCTTGTCTGCTCAACCCGAACCGCAACCCGAATGCTTCAGAGGCGGAAATTGAGGCTATCCTTGAGAGGGCTTTTGGTGTGAGTAAGGTACTATGGCTGAATCAGGGATTGCTCAATGACCACACGGACGGCCATATTGATACTTTGGCGAGGTTTGTGGCACCGGGGAAAGTTTTGTGTATGGCACCTGAATCGGAGGACCCGAATGGCCCAGTGCTAGCAGAAATTGCCCGCGACTTGTCTGAGTTTACGGATGCCCGGGGGCGACGGCTAGAAGTCCACCAGATACCCAGTCCGGGAAGGATACTTAACGATTTGGGGGAGGTGATGCCAGCTAGTTATATGAATTTTTATATCGCTAATAATTCGGTGGTGGTTCCTACTTATGGCTCACCCCAGGATGATGTGGCGGTGGCAGAAATCGCCCGGTTTTTCCCGAACCGCCGCACGGTGGGGTTGTCTAGTAAGGCGATTCTGACCGGAGGAGGTAGTTTTCACTGCATCACTCAGGAGCAACCGCTTGTCTCTAGTCCCTAG
- a CDS encoding CHAT domain-containing protein, producing MQGFRKVLGLGSGLLLFLGGLEAADVLAMTSEMELVKLVGQENTAPGLLEQGLELYQLGRLRDAALVWERAVVADEEAGEWLDVAQGLNFLGLAYAALGEVDRAWERNQKALKLLESNQPVANNAISMVSATSQLNILGQVLNVRGQLELGKGQTQKAYATWKEAETAYTKGGDETGKYGAQLNQAQALQFLGQYRRARTLLEGINQRLQNGEDTLLKAKSLRSLGVALHWGGDLMQSKEILEQSWDVSSRLNAREETGATLFAIGNVARDLQQDDVALEYYREVAKLSVDSLTRVQSDLNQLSLLVKMARWQEAQNLIPEIKLRLSELPNGRPRIYARLNFAQSLMQRFGVGVIRESPLQPTQTEVTEVAQILATAVEEAKQLGDSLARSAALTQLGNLYEQVGQLAEAESLTEEALQLSKLVDSSDIIARSAWQLGRVNKQQGNVKRAISAYQVAFDALQNLRGDLVAINPLVQFSFKETVEPLYRDLASLLLRPDSTQEELKQARQVLEALQIAELDNFFRDACLDTKPVSLDDIDSDAAIIYPIIFPDAGATADAVRVEVILSLPHQPLRHYSTAVPQSLVEDTLQKLYGSLHPSYSKAEFFRFSRQVYDWLVLPLEAELTRSSITTLVFVPDRFLRNLPMAILHDGSQYLIEKYSLASSPGLQLFPQGIAGEKLNILAGGLTEARQGFSQLPAVQEELQEITTNVDASELYLNQEFTKDKLYNSLKNRPFRVVHLATHGQFSSNSEETFLLTWDGRISLQDFDLLFKQHQLLTQNTIDLLVLSACETASGDDRAALGLAGLALRSGARSTLASLWSVNDEATAELMREFYRQLAGGNITKAQALRSAQVALLKQPRYSHPYFWSAFILLGNWL from the coding sequence ATGCAGGGTTTTCGTAAGGTTTTAGGTTTGGGATCTGGTTTGCTTCTGTTCCTAGGGGGGTTGGAGGCGGCTGATGTTCTGGCGATGACGTCTGAGATGGAGTTGGTGAAACTGGTGGGGCAGGAAAATACTGCCCCTGGACTGTTGGAGCAGGGACTGGAGCTATATCAACTGGGGCGGCTCCGGGATGCGGCTCTGGTTTGGGAACGGGCGGTGGTGGCTGATGAGGAGGCGGGAGAGTGGCTCGATGTTGCCCAAGGTCTGAATTTTCTGGGGTTGGCTTATGCGGCTTTGGGGGAGGTCGATCGCGCCTGGGAACGCAACCAAAAAGCTCTAAAATTGTTAGAAAGTAATCAGCCGGTTGCCAATAATGCTATCTCTATGGTATCGGCAACCAGCCAATTGAATATTCTGGGGCAAGTTCTGAATGTGCGGGGACAGTTGGAGTTAGGGAAGGGACAAACTCAAAAGGCTTATGCTACTTGGAAAGAAGCGGAAACCGCTTACACCAAAGGTGGGGATGAAACGGGGAAGTATGGGGCACAACTGAACCAAGCCCAAGCGTTACAGTTTTTGGGTCAGTACCGGCGGGCGAGGACATTGCTAGAAGGGATTAACCAGCGATTACAAAATGGGGAGGATACCCTACTCAAAGCTAAAAGTCTGCGGAGTTTGGGGGTGGCTCTGCATTGGGGTGGCGACTTGATGCAGTCTAAGGAAATTTTGGAGCAAAGTTGGGATGTTAGTTCGCGGTTGAATGCGCGAGAGGAAACGGGGGCTACTCTGTTTGCGATCGGCAATGTGGCGAGGGATTTACAACAGGACGATGTGGCTTTAGAATATTATCGTGAGGTGGCTAAGCTGTCTGTAGATTCCCTCACCAGGGTGCAATCTGACCTAAATCAGTTGAGCCTGTTGGTGAAAATGGCACGGTGGCAGGAGGCGCAAAATCTCATCCCTGAGATCAAATTGCGGCTGTCAGAACTGCCAAATGGGAGACCGAGGATTTATGCTCGATTGAATTTCGCCCAAAGTTTGATGCAGAGGTTCGGAGTAGGGGTGATTCGCGAATCACCCCTACAGCCCACACAAACTGAGGTAACAGAAGTAGCGCAAATTTTAGCTACTGCTGTAGAAGAAGCAAAACAGTTGGGGGATTCCCTGGCTCGATCCGCCGCTCTCACCCAATTGGGCAATCTCTATGAACAGGTGGGACAGCTAGCGGAGGCAGAAAGTCTGACTGAGGAAGCGCTCCAGCTTTCTAAGCTGGTGGATAGTTCTGATATCATCGCCCGATCGGCTTGGCAATTGGGCCGGGTAAATAAACAACAGGGAAATGTGAAAAGGGCGATTTCTGCTTATCAGGTGGCTTTTGATGCGCTGCAAAACTTGCGGGGAGATTTAGTGGCGATTAACCCCTTGGTGCAGTTTAGTTTCAAAGAAACTGTAGAACCATTGTATCGGGACTTGGCCAGCTTGCTGTTGCGCCCCGATTCTACCCAAGAGGAGTTAAAACAAGCGCGTCAAGTGCTGGAAGCTCTGCAAATCGCTGAGTTAGATAATTTCTTTCGCGACGCCTGTTTGGATACTAAGCCCGTCAGCTTGGATGATATCGACTCGGACGCGGCGATAATTTATCCGATTATTTTCCCCGATGCTGGCGCGACGGCGGACGCCGTTCGGGTGGAGGTAATTCTCTCTTTACCTCACCAACCTTTACGCCACTATAGCACTGCTGTGCCTCAATCCCTGGTGGAAGATACCCTGCAAAAGCTTTATGGTTCGCTCCATCCGAGTTATTCTAAAGCGGAATTTTTCCGGTTTTCTCGGCAAGTGTATGACTGGCTTGTGTTACCATTAGAAGCCGAATTGACTCGCAGCAGTATTACGACGTTGGTGTTCGTGCCCGATCGCTTTTTGCGCAACTTGCCAATGGCCATTCTCCATGATGGCAGCCAGTACCTGATAGAAAAATACAGCCTTGCCTCCAGTCCTGGTTTACAGCTATTTCCCCAGGGCATTGCTGGAGAAAAACTCAACATCTTAGCCGGTGGTTTGACCGAAGCACGCCAAGGCTTTTCCCAGCTACCCGCAGTGCAAGAGGAATTGCAAGAAATCACGACTAATGTTGATGCTTCCGAATTATACCTCAATCAAGAGTTTACGAAAGATAAGTTATATAATTCTTTAAAAAATCGCCCTTTTCGGGTAGTTCACCTGGCCACTCACGGCCAATTTAGTTCTAATTCTGAGGAAACTTTTCTCCTGACTTGGGATGGGCGGATTAGCCTACAAGATTTCGATTTGTTGTTTAAGCAACACCAGTTATTAACTCAGAATACCATTGATTTATTAGTCTTGAGTGCCTGTGAAACCGCCAGCGGCGATGACCGAGCCGCTCTGGGCCTAGCGGGGCTGGCATTGCGATCGGGCGCCCGCAGTACCCTTGCCAGTCTCTGGTCTGTGAACGACGAAGCCACGGCGGAATTAATGAGGGAGTTTTACCGCCAGCTCGCTGGTGGTAATATTACCAAAGCCCAAGCCCTCCGCAGCGCCCAGGTTGCCTTGCTGAAACAACCGCGCTACAGTCATCCTTATTTTTGGTCAGCTTTTATTTTATTGGGCAATTGGCTGTAA
- a CDS encoding S-layer family protein has protein sequence MTINTGRLTLSNGGVVSASNLATGSAGSLTINASESIEVTGAVPGAANPSVILSSAVMVEPIRQQLYNIGPVPSGSSGSIIINTPVLRVTDKGQVAARNDGTGNGGDIRINAGEIFLGDLSSITAATNSGEGGNIILATDWLQLRGGGFITATSRGTGNGGNININADIIAALENSDITANAITGAGGNIQINSRGIFGTEFRPFPTGDSDITASSEFGLSGNVTIHNPDANPSSGLEKLPENVVDASERVIVGCAAAQGNSFTVTGRGGLPENPLEPLRGETLWEDLRVLSSIHHSDTENIEKAVGWVEERNPTSNRIHHSDTENTEKAVGWVEAPDLIEANGWVVYGDGSIDLVAENKMLGFADAQPNLQPKHPSCQDF, from the coding sequence TTGACTATCAATACTGGGCGGTTAACTTTGAGTAATGGGGGAGTGGTGTCGGCGAGTAATCTGGCTACAGGTTCCGCAGGGAGTCTCACTATCAATGCCAGTGAATCAATAGAAGTCACCGGGGCAGTTCCGGGGGCGGCAAATCCCAGTGTTATCCTTTCTTCGGCGGTGATGGTGGAGCCAATTAGGCAACAGTTATATAATATCGGTCCGGTGCCCAGCGGCAGTTCTGGTAGTATTATCATTAATACTCCGGTTTTGCGGGTGACAGATAAAGGTCAGGTAGCCGCCCGAAATGATGGCACTGGTAACGGCGGAGACATTAGAATTAATGCTGGGGAGATATTTCTGGGAGATTTGAGCAGTATTACTGCCGCGACTAATTCCGGGGAAGGGGGGAATATTATTCTGGCAACGGATTGGTTGCAGCTCCGGGGTGGGGGTTTTATCACGGCGACTTCGCGAGGGACTGGCAATGGTGGTAATATCAACATCAATGCTGATATTATTGCGGCTTTAGAAAACAGCGATATCACGGCTAATGCCATCACAGGAGCCGGGGGCAATATCCAAATCAACTCTAGAGGGATTTTCGGGACTGAGTTTCGTCCTTTCCCCACTGGTGATAGTGATATTACCGCTTCTTCTGAGTTTGGGTTATCTGGGAATGTGACGATTCATAATCCCGATGCTAATCCTTCATCGGGATTGGAGAAGTTGCCAGAAAATGTGGTTGATGCCAGCGAGAGAGTCATAGTTGGTTGTGCGGCGGCACAGGGTAATTCTTTTACCGTCACTGGGCGGGGTGGGTTGCCGGAAAATCCCTTAGAACCTTTGCGGGGGGAGACGTTGTGGGAAGATTTGCGGGTGCTATCCTCAATTCACCACTCCGACACAGAGAACATAGAGAAAGCCGTAGGTTGGGTTGAGGAACGAAACCCAACATCCAACCGAATTCACCATTCCGACACAGAGAACACAGAGAAAGCCGTAGGTTGGGTTGAGGCTCCAGATTTGATAGAAGCGAATGGCTGGGTGGTTTATGGTGATGGGTCGATCGACCTCGTGGCGGAAAATAAAATGTTGGGTTTCGCTGACGCTCAACCCAACCTCCAGCCAAAACATCCAAGTTGCCAAGATTTTTAA
- a CDS encoding filamentous hemagglutinin N-terminal domain-containing protein, producing MKFSAIEILPNPGVVAKKGRARCYGLLTFGITFLWSGGVITSVNAQIIPDRTLPQNSAITREGNIERITGGTQSGGNLFHSFQEFSLTTGATAWFDNATTINNIITRVTGGNISQIDGIIQANGNASLFLINPNGIVFGPNASLNIGGSFIGSSASSIKFADGMEYSAINPETPPLLTISVPLGLQFGGNPNSPGEIRVVGVGHSLNMPINSIYARIEGAGNSSTGLAVIPGQTLALVGGDVTLDGGVITAPGGRVELGSVAAGEVSLTQLPLGWRLGYEGVQEFRDIALNNQAAVDASGTDSGGISVRGNNITLQDGAAILIENQGENPSGTLELIANARVQISGESSDGQMRTLLANQNIGTGRGGDVNVTASSLEMKEGGGIFAVTFSNALGGNVNLNISDRLQLVGGSPLHPVVSTRIGAITFNGGAGGAVAVNTGSIRVVDGATMVALTLGSGAGGDITVNARDFIAMVGANPVSFQGSVIAASTLNAGNGGI from the coding sequence ATGAAATTCAGCGCGATCGAAATATTGCCCAACCCCGGTGTTGTGGCAAAGAAGGGCAGGGCAAGATGCTATGGGTTATTAACTTTCGGCATTACTTTTCTGTGGTCGGGCGGCGTAATTACATCCGTAAATGCCCAAATCATACCCGATCGCACCCTCCCCCAAAACTCCGCTATCACCAGAGAAGGGAATATCGAGAGAATTACCGGAGGCACGCAATCCGGGGGCAACCTATTTCACAGCTTCCAGGAGTTTTCCCTAACCACCGGCGCCACTGCTTGGTTTGATAATGCCACCACCATTAACAATATCATCACCAGAGTCACCGGCGGCAATATATCCCAAATCGATGGCATAATTCAAGCCAACGGCAACGCGAGTTTATTTCTGATTAACCCCAATGGCATCGTATTCGGACCAAATGCCAGTTTAAATATCGGTGGTTCGTTTATTGGCAGTAGCGCCAGTAGCATTAAATTTGCTGATGGGATGGAATACAGCGCTATCAATCCAGAAACGCCACCACTACTCACCATCAGCGTCCCCTTGGGGTTACAATTTGGAGGCAATCCCAACAGTCCAGGAGAAATTCGGGTAGTGGGTGTAGGACATAGTTTAAATATGCCCATAAATTCCATATATGCTAGAATTGAAGGCGCCGGAAATAGCAGCACCGGTTTAGCAGTAATACCCGGACAAACCCTGGCGCTAGTGGGAGGTGACGTGACTTTAGATGGTGGAGTTATCACCGCACCGGGGGGGAGGGTAGAGTTAGGTAGCGTGGCTGCGGGAGAAGTTAGTCTCACTCAGTTGCCATTAGGTTGGCGATTGGGATATGAAGGAGTGCAAGAGTTTCGGGATATCGCCCTCAACAACCAAGCTGCTGTGGATGCCAGCGGGACCGACAGCGGCGGCATTTCTGTGAGAGGTAATAACATCACCCTGCAAGATGGTGCAGCTATCTTAATTGAAAATCAGGGAGAAAATCCCTCCGGCACTTTGGAGTTAATCGCTAATGCTAGGGTGCAAATTAGTGGCGAAAGCAGCGATGGCCAAATGCGCACATTATTGGCTAACCAAAATATCGGCACTGGTAGAGGTGGGGATGTAAATGTTACTGCATCCTCCCTGGAAATGAAAGAGGGAGGCGGAATCTTTGCCGTTACCTTCAGTAACGCTCTGGGTGGTAATGTGAATCTTAACATTAGCGATCGGCTACAGCTCGTAGGAGGTTCTCCTCTGCATCCGGTTGTTTCCACAAGAATCGGGGCGATTACTTTCAATGGGGGAGCCGGGGGAGCAGTTGCTGTGAACACAGGCAGCATTAGAGTTGTTGATGGGGCAACAATGGTGGCGCTAACTTTAGGTAGTGGTGCGGGCGGAGATATTACGGTCAACGCCAGGGATTTTATAGCAATGGTGGGAGCCAATCCTGTGTCATTTCAAGGCAGCGTTATTGCTGCTTCTACTTTGAATGCAGGCAATGGGGGAATTTGA